The DNA sequence ATCCCTATTTCGGGAATTCCATGCTTGCCTGCGGGAAAATCACGGATATTATCGGAGCAAAAAGCGGAAAGTAAGCTGAAATAGTTCAATTTACATTTATAGTTATTTTTCCTATATTTAATGACAGAAAGATGGTCTCCCGGTCATATTTTTACACTTTGTAGAACTTAGAACATAACTATGCATAAATCGCTTCTTTTCACCTTTTTCCTGTTCGGTTTCACTGCCATCGGCTCTGCACAGACCGGGAAAGCTGCCAACCTTGACAGCTTGATTACCGAAGCCCTCCGCAATAATCCGCGGATTCTCGCCGCCCGTGAGGAGAGCGCCGCCGCGTATACCCGAATACAGCAAAGCACTTCTTTCGACCCGCCGCAGGTTGGAATCGAATTATTCCAGACTCCCATCTCATCCTTTCCGAATCCGGTGAAAAACGGCCAGGAAACCGATTATTCCATTCAGCAGATGTTTCCCTATCCGGGGAAACGAGCCGCCATGGGGAATGTGGCCCGGAACGGCGCCGCAATGACCGACCGGAATATCGGAGCTATTAAGAGACAGGTGATCCGGGAGATGAAATCCGCCTATTATGCGATGTATCTGGCCGACCGTACTCTCGGTATCAATACCCAGAATCAGGACCTCATGCGTGAGCTTCTTGCCGTTGCCTCACGGCAGTATGAAGTCGGTACGGGAAAGCAGGCGGATATTCTGAAAGCCCAGACCGAGCTTTCCATGCTTGCCTTATCAGCCATAAATTTACAGAGAGAAAAGAAGGTCGAGGAGGCCAGAGTCAATACAATCGCCGGAAGACCGGCAGGAGATTCCCTGGGTGAGGTGGAGGACATCGAGAAGGATATTCCGGCCTGGACTGTGAACCAGTTTGATTCCCTTGCGCTGGGAAACCGCCCCGAACTTAAGGCGATGGATTATAACATCCGCATGAAAGAGGCGGAGTTGGCCGTATCCCAGAAGGAGCGCATGCCGGATTTCATGGTGCGTCTTATGTATAAGGACATGGTGATGGGCGGAACAGATTATTGGTCGACCATGTTCGGTTTCACCCTTCCGCAATCATTCTGGTCAAGGGGGAAGGTACGGTCCAAAATCGAGGAAAGCCGCATCAATATCCGAAAAGCACAGGCCGAATGGGGTAACATGAAAAATGAAGTTTTCCTTCAAG is a window from the Candidatus Latescibacter sp. genome containing:
- a CDS encoding TolC family protein, producing the protein MHKSLLFTFFLFGFTAIGSAQTGKAANLDSLITEALRNNPRILAAREESAAAYTRIQQSTSFDPPQVGIELFQTPISSFPNPVKNGQETDYSIQQMFPYPGKRAAMGNVARNGAAMTDRNIGAIKRQVIREMKSAYYAMYLADRTLGINTQNQDLMRELLAVASRQYEVGTGKQADILKAQTELSMLALSAINLQREKKVEEARVNTIAGRPAGDSLGEVEDIEKDIPAWTVNQFDSLALGNRPELKAMDYNIRMKEAELAVSQKERMPDFMVRLMYKDMVMGGTDYWSTMFGFTLPQSFWSRGKVRSKIEESRINIRKAQAEWGNMKNEVFLQVHEAYVNVESNRRSIEYCWNTLIPQAEQTLQISMDGYRAVTVDFLTVIDAARMLLQVRQEHEVAIVNYMQSQADLEQAVGMDSDKIAQKIHQ